One genomic segment of Coregonus clupeaformis isolate EN_2021a unplaced genomic scaffold, ASM2061545v1 scaf0361, whole genome shotgun sequence includes these proteins:
- the parietopsin gene encoding parietopsin, which produces MVESVHFKLTTMDNTTATGTPWSIDPTFDSTSPGFKSSTVAPTIFPRSGYSIISYLMFINAIFSVFNNTLVITVLVKNRTLLTPMNVIILSLAVSDLMIALCGSSIVTITNYHGSFFLGDEFCIFQGFAVNYFGLVSMCTLTLLAYERYNVVCKPMAGFKMNVRRSFQGLLGVWLFCLFWAVPPLLGWSSYGPEGIQTSCSLGWEERSWSNYSYLILYTLFCFLLPVAIIIYCYTKVLTSMRQLNRSTELQGGRPCLQDNERAVRIVLAMIGAFFVCWLPYTALSVVVVVDPELHIPPLVATMPMYFAKTSPVYNPIIYFLSNKQFRDATLEVLSCGRYIPHDSAPDTLPMRSMTLRTTVGRKKQGIGAHSRVLPL; this is translated from the exons ATGGTGGAGAGCGTGCATTTTAAATTAACCACCATGGACAACACAACTGCCACCGGCACACCTTGGAGCATCGACCCGACTTTTGACTCAACTTCTCCGGGCTTCAAATCTAGTACTGTGGCGCCCACAATCTTCCCACGGTCAGGCTACAGCATCATCTCCTATCTTATGTTCATCAATGCAATTTTCTCGGTTTTTAACAATACTCTGGTAATAACCGTGTTGGTGAAGAATCGTACTCTCCTCACCCCGATGAATGTGATCATCCTGAGTCTAGCCGTGTCTGATTTGATGATAGCCTTGTGCGGTTCATCGATAGTCACCATCACCAACTATCATGGTTCATTCTTTCTCGGCGACGAGTTCTGCATCTTTCAAGGATTTGCTGTCAACTATTTCG GTCTGGTGTCTATGTGCACTTTGACACTGCTGGCGTACGAGCGCTACAACGTGGTGTGTAAGCCCATGGCAGGCTTCAAGATGAATGTGCGTCGGAGCTTCCAAGGGCTCCTGGGGGTCTGGCTGTTCTGTTTGTTTTGGGCCGTTCCCCCACTGCTGGGCTGGAGCTCCTACGGCCCCGAGGGCATCCAGACCTCCTGCTCTCTGGGCTGGGAGGAGAG GTCCTGGAGTAATTACAGCTACCTGATCCTCTACACGCTGTTCTGCTTCCTCCTGCCTGTCGCCATCATAATCTACTGTTACACCAAGGTCCTCACCTCTATGAGACAG ctAAACCGTAGCACGGAGCTGCAGGGCGGTCGCCCCTGTCTGCAGGACAATGAGCGGGCAGTGAGGATAGTGCTGGCCATGATCGGGGCCTTCTTCGTCTGCTGGCTGCCCTACACAGCCCTGTCCGTGGTGGTTGTGGTGGACCCAGAGCTCCACATCCCTCCACTGGTGGCTACCATGCCCATGTACTTCGCCAAGACTAGTCCAGTCTATAACCCCATCATCTACTTCCTAAGCAACAAGCAG TTCCGTGATGCCACTCTGGAAGTCCTCTCCTGTGGGCGCTACATCCCCCATGACTCGGCCCCCGACACCCTCCCCATGCGCTCCATGACCCTAAGGACCACGGTGGGCAGAAAAAAACAAGGGATCGGTGCACACAGCAGGGTGCTGCCTCTgtga